A stretch of Rhodoferax potami DNA encodes these proteins:
- a CDS encoding inositol monophosphatase family protein, with protein sequence MTLNLHPMANVAIKAARTAGSIINRAALDIESVRVSQKKANDFVTEVDKAAEQAIIETLLTAYPGHGILAEESGSEFGARDSEYVWIIDPLDGTTNFIHGLPVYCVSIALAVRGKVEQAVVYDPTRNDLFTATKGRGAYLNDRRIRVSKRTQLKESLISTGFPFRQGDNFNQYLQMMGDVMQRTAGLRRPGAAALDLAYVAAGYTEGFFELGLQPWDVAAGSLLVTEAGGLVGNFTGEADFLEQHECLAGNPRVYGQLVSLLGKYSKFAPAGEKAALRQAAIEADNPVAPEPAAPAASGEDAPF encoded by the coding sequence ATGACGCTCAATCTGCACCCCATGGCCAACGTGGCCATCAAGGCCGCCCGCACCGCCGGTTCCATCATCAACCGCGCTGCGCTGGACATCGAATCCGTTCGCGTGTCACAGAAAAAAGCCAACGACTTTGTCACTGAAGTGGACAAGGCTGCAGAGCAAGCGATCATAGAAACCCTGCTGACGGCCTACCCCGGCCACGGCATCCTCGCCGAAGAATCGGGCAGCGAATTCGGCGCCCGCGACTCTGAATACGTCTGGATCATCGATCCGCTGGACGGCACCACCAACTTCATCCACGGCCTGCCGGTGTACTGCGTGAGCATTGCTCTGGCGGTGCGCGGCAAGGTCGAGCAAGCCGTGGTGTACGACCCCACCCGCAACGACCTGTTTACCGCCACCAAGGGCCGTGGCGCTTACCTGAACGACCGCCGCATCCGCGTCTCCAAGCGCACCCAGCTCAAAGAGTCGCTGATTTCCACCGGCTTCCCCTTCCGCCAGGGTGACAACTTCAACCAATACCTGCAAATGATGGGCGATGTGATGCAACGCACCGCTGGCCTGCGCCGCCCCGGCGCTGCTGCGCTCGATTTGGCCTATGTGGCCGCCGGCTATACCGAAGGCTTCTTTGAGCTCGGCCTGCAACCTTGGGATGTGGCAGCTGGCTCTTTGCTGGTTACCGAAGCCGGTGGACTGGTAGGCAACTTCACCGGTGAAGCTGATTTCCTGGAGCAGCACGAGTGCCTGGCCGGCAACCCGCGCGTCTACGGTCAGTTGGTCAGCCTTTTGGGCAAGTACAGCAAGTTCGCCCCTGCCGGCGAAAAAGCGGCGCTACGTCAGGCTGCCATCGAAGCCGACAACCCGGTCGCCCCTGAGCCAGCAGCACCCGCTGCAAGCGGCGAAGACGCCCCCTTTTAA